In Rosa rugosa chromosome 4, drRosRugo1.1, whole genome shotgun sequence, the genomic stretch CATGCTAATCATCTCATCACACTCATATTTAAGGAAGGGAGTAGAAAcattgtcaatctaagttcaaatgAATCTGTCAGACACTTCGGGATACAAACTACACATGCAATCCTGATTCTCCAgaaaccagaaaaataaaaaatacagaAATAAAAAGAGCAATGCACTTATACTACAATGAGATCATACAATATGAATGCATGCAGAATGGATCAAgtgaagtgagagtatcaatacttagagcacCCACCAATGTCGCTTCTAAGAGATTCAAATCGAGCTGTGTTTAAGGACTTAGTAACCGAATCAGCCAATTTGTGTTTAATAGGAACAGAAGCAAGTTCAAACATGTTATCAAGTTTATCCATATGAGCAGAAAGACAATTATTagaaccttttttaatccaaatttgcttctgcttcaaatTCTGCTCTTTGGGGATTGGAATACGCTCTGCCATCCTTTTAATCAACTTCAGATGCTCTTTCAGCTCAGCTTGCAGCGATGCAGTTGGGCTAATTTTTGATGCTTTCCTTTGACTTTGAGTGATCCTGCGAAGTATATTACATCTAGGACGTATGTGTCccaattttccacaataatgacaagtggGAATGAACTTTATGGAGTTGTGAATATACCTGTGTTTGTCAGAACTTACCTGAGCAACTCTCTGATTGGTTTGAGAATTCAAATTCGGTTCTAATCTTTTGGGCAACTTGGGAGCAGAATCATGGTCATTTGAAGTTTGAGAATGGCCCATTGACTTTTCACATTCCACACCTCTTACAAAGGTCAAAGGCTTGCAAGTTCCACCTTCATACCCTAAACCTTCTTTGTTGCTATGAACTTTACCAAAGCCAATCATCTTAGAAACCTTTTCAGACCCAATGGAGAACTTgttgaagctttccttgactttaaatagctcatcctgcaatttctcatttttataGGTTAGTGAAACATTTAGAGTAGACTGAGCCTTGACTTCAACATGCAATATCTTAATTTTGTTAATAAGATCATCATGCTCTTTGTCCCAATCTTGAGACTTGATTTCAtcttgcaaaactttaatcttatcaaCAAGGTTAGAACGTTCCTTTTCCCATTCTCTTAAagtattttcaaaattttgctcaattttttcttttttcactctTAAAGACTTTACTTCTTgttcaagtttgaaatttttcttAAGAACAATTTTTGAAGCATTGTACAATTGTTTACATTTTTCATTTGTCTCCTCATCAAAAGCTTCAACTTTAATATCAAACTCATCGGATAAGTCATGATTAAGAGAGGAAataagagcaagatttacctcttcattCTCAGATTGAGAATCTTCGTCACTATTGCTCCAAGTCGATTTAAGAGCCCTGTTATTTCGTGAGCTATACTTTTTGTTTCCACAATCAGAAGAGATATGACCAATACCACCACATTCATAACATTTACATTTTTTAACAATGCATTTCTCAGATAATTGCCCCATTTTTGATTCAGGTGTATTTTTCAAAATACGATCAgaagagtttttatttttaagaaattttttAAACTCATTGATTAGTAAGGAAAAATCCACAGAACTACTATCATCAACATCTTTCATTTTAAGAGATGAGAAAGCAacattttttacctttttcttaGGCTTGATActcatcatgatcttccattgCGAGAaatcttcaccatcaaaacAAGGCGGGCAATTTATGGAACTAGAGGCTCTGTCGCGTTCACATTCCATCCTTgaccacggatcaactaaaaatctttagaacccgctctgataccaattgtaaataCAAGGATGAACGTGTTTTGGATACTGGGCAGAGAACAGAAAATtccacaacacaacacaacttggtcacgccccgaattttgaataatcaattcaaatccgaaacatgaataataacaaattacaactaacatcctgaatttttttctcacaaacaaccacacttcacaactctcaaatttacaataacccaaatcctcaagttatttattacagcacactcccaccaaatcaaattgtaaggctcaaatgagcttaactagcctcactattacaattgctgtaaaactataaccattgctctaaccgcacgatcaccgtcctggttctcctgtcctgtaggattacccgctacacaatttgaatagtgtaccgggagttgcaaacaacacaaaacccggtaagctttttacagccagtatgagtaaacaagaaagaactgttgatttattaaattacaattcaagtaaaattcaacagtattacgtctgcaaagagacatcaaaccactcatggaaaaccacaaggaatacattttcacaatcctcaaatcacaatacaccacactggtcctgcaaacacccaacccacataacaccactctggtccatcccaataacacgttagagctctaactgcctcgttacctctgacaccttggcctagggtcaagcaacggcaaaaatacttcggttaacactataaccgtcgcgctttggacatccccgtcctcagcaccatatacttcggttaataataaaccgtcgcgctttggacatccccgtcctcagcacacaacttcggttaataataaactgtcgcaccttggacatccccgtcctcagcacacaaacactccggttatccttaaccgtcgaacttcggacacctcatcctcagaaccttacattctctaactctatacatcctccaatgtaaatcatgaatattaacaagaactcatcaatcatgttcatcacatataaatatggtaagtcacatgtcaattcataataatttaatcatcccaattccacactcttcaatgtcacacaattcacatataatcacgtaaatatatatatacgtaattatccgctcagggataatcactaataccaactatagttcacatgcaataaaaccgagaaattcatttgtatagtaaaaatcattttacttacccatggaccgtagttgatcaagtccatatgattttaaaacaaatatttattccataaatattttcacgcaattacgacaaaataaggtaattaaatttattcggttcgtaatatgaaccacgtgaggtttactcacctctaatcccgctgcgtcttcttaacagctcaaaatacgattcacaatcgtccgccaactcaaaccgtcaatcacctaatcaaacatgaccttaacttagccaataactcaaaaacataatcaaacgacaatccaactgtcggattgaaattaaatgatgatccaacggtcggatcctcacggatcgccttcctaatcactgttttgcatttatacgaagatccaacggtcggatcttcgcccatgaccacacaaagccactgggacagtcataagatcatcatatcaaaactacaagtccatctgacggtcctaacttcacagatcacaaatctaacgatcgaaatcgatctaaacttaaaaattcataacttaatcatacgatatccaaaaattgcgtataatatatcgaaatgatcgtattgaaatatagaatctgaaaatgtacagaaaccatatttttgatccccggaggtggccggaaagggccgccggagttagtggcagagccgccgccgaccaccaccaatggtgtcggggccgggctgctcttcttcctctcatcatgcttaacaactttcataactagcacgaagtctgaaaatgaccggaaggggtcgaaaattaccttgaacagtatgaatgtggccggaattttccagaaaccggcgagaaactgcagaaaacggcgagctccaattcgacgtaaaaacgtcaatttaaggcttcgattccttctgaagagttgttaagaaactcaagaagaactcactggttcaagaatcacagaaaaatatggtctgtagctcgagatataccgatcgaaagcttcggtggtcggaaaaattccagaattttgcagaatccggcaaggctcgatttcgacgtcaaagcttcaatttcaggcctcgatgccttctagagagttgttaacaacatcaaggggaacccactggaaaaagaatcaatcaaaacgatgcactacagctcgagatatcttgatcgaaagtcttcgtggtcggaaattttccagaatccggcgagcttgaattccgacgtaaaaacttcaacctcaggcctcgatcccttcttgagagttgttaataatctcaaggtgaactcaccaggccaagaatcacaagaaaaggTGGTCTATAACTCGAGAAAATCGGATTCGAAGGTGGTTTTCGAATTAAAGCcggccgagctccgacgaacgtgaatccggtCACTCCAAGTGCGATCCTTCTAGGATGATGATCGGCATGTTGAGGtgagttcagggagctaaggatcgtgagttttggtggccggaattaggagaaaaccggcgttgactgttTTTGGCTCAAACCTTGCAGCTCCGGTTtgccggatttgaggccgttccggGGAAAGTGGTCACGTCCAGTAGCTAGACGACgtcgaggcgaagccgtggaCACCTCGAGAGCGGcttgaggtggccggacggtggcgCTGCTGGCAGAGGAAGAACgcccagaaagaagagaaaaaggtcgggggagaggagagagaagagagaaaaccgggggagaaaatagaaagaaataggaaattttgggatttaagaaaaattccagaaattctccatatttatagaaaaaaaatcctgattttcaaatattcataacttattcatacaaactccgaatattgcgttcaacatacgcacgagatcgtatcgacgagctctacaactttcatgaagaaagttttcccaaattctgtacgtataagaagtcactttttaagaccccctaaataacgttcgttttcgaaataaaatcgttcgaactaattccacaactccttcaagcttcgtattcgtgcccacgcctacgaaatcatttccaaaatgacatcggacgttaatttgaatttttcgggtattacaatctaccctccttaaagaaatttcgtcccgaaatttaagcgcaagtcaattcctctcgattaaggttgacctaaccatagaatctccatcttttccaaatctgtactaatctacagagcctcagctctttgtataaaaatacattcctatggccactaaatcctttcatcacaaacgtaaactcacacaacaactgctcaacaacactccacgtgccacgacacgtcgctttcgtgatttacggaaagcagatccctttcggcgaaagctgtctgccacagcgtctcgagattcgctcggtccccctacacgctctccacgcgccaacaacttttccgtgtttttgggcgactttaatccaacgcgtagtttGAATCtctgagatcgtccatccaacggtggagatctgctcaccttgttctataaataggtgcattcggGGAATGAGACTATTcataccaaagaaaagaaaatttccccAGAGTTTTAGCCATcctctctcaattctcttcttccatccgataactcaaatctcttcttccattctCACATTTTCTCAACCCTATCTTGTGCTCTATATAAACCTCCTTTTATCTCCTCCAGATTTTACTCGGTTTTGTCTAAGCGTGCAGTTTCAAATTCCTTCTCCTTCATCATGGTTCGAACCAAGATTACCGCTCGCATGAGCGTCAATCAACGCTGTGTTCTCTCTTTAGAAGAAGAGGGTCGTCAAGCGGCCGCTTGCGCTGGCCTCGCTCGTCCTGGAGACCATCGTCCTATACGTGAGCGTAGCCGCAGTCCCCCTCCTCTGCCTCGTCGTTCTCCCAGACTGCATCCCAGCGAGTCCTCTTCCTCCCTAGCTGCTCGTGCTCCTCGGCCTGTGGCCACCCTGGAAAGCTTGTTAGACTCAATTGATGCACTGCGTTCCTCCCTCCGTGATGGTATTATGGTGACGGATTGGCGAGTCACATGTATGATCGATTACATCACTGACATGAACCTCTCTTTGATCCGTTGCCACACCGCAATGAACAAGCTTGCTCAGGAGGTCAATAACATGCAGTGTCATCCTCCTGGGTTTCCTTGCAAGGAAGTTGCTGCGTCACTCCACAAGGACCCTCCTCCTGcggctgaaaccagcaaaagGGCTGCCACTCGTCCGCGCACCGCTCCTCATGTTCCTTGGGAAGATCTTGACTCAACCAGTAGTGACTCGCAGGACAGTGAAGAGGTCGATGATCAAGTCACCAAACTCAGGGAGGAGATTGCTgagctttcccaatcaaaggggaagaagtaaaaacaattcatcttttagttattgtatttctttttctgcatTTTAACTTTCGTTGTACAATAACTTTATTTTGCTTTTGACttgtaataagactgaatgtatgtggtagtcttttctttaaaaacaacCAACAACGCCACCAagaatcgaaccttggtcacccattgCTCTTTCAAAATTAGCCAGCTCTGCTGCACTCGTACTTCTAGTAATTCCTTGAAGTTTTCTAGATTAGTCTCCAACCTTACGTAAGACATATCTTGATTCACCAATCAATACTGGTAAAGCACCTAATATCTCACCCTAACTATACCCCCTTTCAAAATCCTATTCTCACAACATCTGTTCCAATGCATTGATAATACAACACTAGCACCCCTAGGGTTGCAAAACAACATTATCACCTCAGCTCATATGtcgacacaatgtctcttcacaatcAACCCTATCACAAGGTCGTATAAATTTTTTTCATATGtcaaaccatacacaaaatctatCATagagatatatccccaataatcACTCTCAAAACGCAACTGTAAATCAAGTCACACAAAGGTCTAGCTAAAATCAAGgaataataaagctaaacacttcccaaGCTTTGCatacaacttttcttttcttagaatCTCCAGTACACACCATAGATGCTATTGCTACAGGTACCATACTTTTCCTCACATCGATAATAAACTCTACTACCCTCCTTATAGGTAacctaagtatctcccaaattacatcactacactcaaaaatcaatatagtcttgagaattctaccccataatctctcacactcctatcatcttgagttagtgagatcaattctctttccaACTGCTCATAGATTCTCAATTTATACTAAtaactcaatctcacacaagattAGTATAGTTACCTCAAAGCCACTTTAAACACATCACCCATGCCAATTACCAAAACCCCACTAAGACATctcgttacaaaacaagatatctattatttgacatgtacatctcatccaaaaacatatgtacgtccaacttaagaaggcaaactttctatccattaatacttgtatccacactaggtacgtgcataggtccacaccatgccttcaaccaaacacttcaacaatcaaaagaacctcatttccataaaacaattctcACTGACTCAACAGAGTTAAATCCGAAGGTTTCCATTCCTTAAAGATTATAACTCGCGGCAACTGAACtcattctaatacgaacttccAAAACAACTTTAAGGTTCAATGTACTACCcctttcgaatatccatcacctaagaagtatagtatgcttggctaatacacgtaTAGCACTTAAAACACGGCATgagtcaaatacaagtccatattagccaa encodes the following:
- the LOC133745953 gene encoding uncharacterized protein LOC133745953, whose protein sequence is MECERDRASSSINCPPCFDGEDFSQWKIMMSIKPKKKDELFKVKESFNKFSIGSEKVSKMIGFGKVHSNKEGLGYEGGTCKPLTFVRGVECEKSMGHSQTSNDHDSAPKLPKRLEPNLNSQTNQRVAQVSSDKHRYIHNSIKFIPTCHYCGKLGHIRPRCNILRRITQSQRKASKISPTASLQAELKEHLKLIKRMAERIPIPKEQNLKQKQIWIKKGSNNCLSAHMDKLDNMFELASVPIKHKLADSVTKSLNTARFESLRSDIGGCSKY